In the Oncorhynchus gorbuscha isolate QuinsamMale2020 ecotype Even-year linkage group LG05, OgorEven_v1.0, whole genome shotgun sequence genome, one interval contains:
- the klhl22 gene encoding kelch-like protein 22 — MADDGELNQMGSPTSSSGQCGRQTYRSCAHSRSLLDGLFGLRQGGILFDVVLMVEGKPIQAHRILLAAACDYFRGMFAGGLRETQLTEIPVHGVTYTAMTKLLDFIYTSELELDLDNVQEVLVAATLVQIEEVIGFCCDFLFSWLDDSNILEVDKLADVYGLQQLGAKVHSYILRNIQTFSRTEVYRQLPPEKVLSVLSSDELEVSSENEVYEAALHYHYSPEQVETDQVSLQDNLRMLEAVRFCLMDKQVLQRLFGRLNQCPLKDFVAAALRYHEQELWQPIMQGPLTQPRSNFNCILGFGGMFSSGSLTESEELFQVYHPSWGEWRTLTAAQAPRMSNQGIAVLNNFVYLIGGDKNTSGFRAETRCWRYDPRHNIWCSIKPLQQQHADHCVCVLDGHIYAIGGRDYSNELECVERYDPHTNTWEYVAALKREVYAHAGAVLDGKMYVTCGRRGMAYLRETYCYDPQHNQWAECAEGPVERAWHGMAAVNGRVYVIGGSNDERGYRRDVLQVACYSPADNSWSVMTPLPAGHGEPGVAVLGSLIYILGGRSHDKSNRMKYVHVYNTEADLWESGTAFEDRISGLAACVVLLSRAVIDQAKNWEQRTKASWEEVDLDNSED; from the exons ATGGCCGATGATGGGGAGCTGAACCAAATGGGGAGCCCCACCAGTTCATCTGGCCAATGTGGCCGCCAGACATATCGAAGTTGTGCCCATTCCCGCAGCCTGTTGGATGGGCTGTTTGGCTTGAGGCAGGGTGGCATCCTGTTTGACGTAGTACTCATGGTGGAGGGCAAGCCCATCCAAGCCCATCGTATCCTCCTGGCTGCCGCATGTGACTACTTCAG AGGGATGTTTGCTGGAGGTCTCAGAGAGACACAGCTGACAGAGATTCCAGTGCATGGGGTGACCTACACTGCCATGACCAAACTTCTGGACTTCATCTACACATCCGAGCTTGAGCTAGACCTGGACAACGTGCAGGAAGTCCTGGTTGCTGCCACTCTTGTACAG ATTGAGGAGGTTATTGGCTTTTGCTGTGACTTCCTCTTTTCCTGGCTGGATGACAGCAACATCTTGGAAGTTGACAAGCTGGCTGATGTGTATGGACTGCAGCAGCTGGGGGCCAAGGTGCACTCCTACATCCTGAGGAACATTCAGACGTTCTCTCGCACAGAGGTGTACCGCCAGCTTCCCCCAGAGAAGGTCCTCAGTGTGCTGAGCAGTGATGAGCTGGAGGTCAGCTCAGAGAACGAGGTGTACGAGGCAGCTTTGCACTACCACTACAGCCCAGAGCAGGTGGAGACAGACCAGGTGTCCCTCCAG gacAATCTGAGGATGCTCGAGGCAGTGCGTTTCTGCCTCATGGACAAACAGGTGTTGCAGAGACTGTTTGGGCGGCTGAATCAGTGTCCACTGAAGGACTTTGTGGCAGCTGCACTGCGTTACCACGAGCAGGAGCTTTGGCAGCCCATCATGCAGGGCCCCCTCACCCAGCCCCGTTCCAACTTCAACTGCATCCTTGGCTTCGGAGGTATGTTCTCCTCTGGCTCACTGACTGAGAGCGAAGAATTGTTCCAGGTCTATCACCCTAGCTGGGGTGAGTGGAGGACACTCACGGCTGCTCAAGCCCCCCGCATGTCCAACCAAGGTATCGCTGTGCTGAACAACTTTGTCTATCTGATTGGGGGAGACAAGAACACCAGTGGCTTTCGTGCAGAGACTCGCTGCTGGAG ATATGACCCTCGCCACAACATCTGGTGCTCCATCAAGCCCCTGCAGCAGCAGCATgcagaccactgtgtgtgtgtgctggacgGACACATCTACGCTATTGGGGGGCGCGACTACAGCAATGAACTGGAGTGTGTAGAACGCTACGacccacacaccaacacctgggaATATGTGGCAGCCCTCAAGAGAGAG GTGTATGCACACGCCGGAGCAGTCTTGGATGGCAAGATGTACGTCACTTGTGGGCGGCGGGGAATGGCGTACCTGAGAGAGACATACTGTTATGACCCCCAGCACAACCAGTGGGCAGAGTGTGCAGAGGGGCCGGTGGAGCGGGCATGGCATGGTATGGCTGCTGTCAATGGACGGGTCTATGTCATTGGTGGCAGCAATGATGAGCGCGGGTACCGCCGAGATGTTCTCCAG GTGGCATGCTACAGCCCAGCAGATAACTCTTGGTCTGTGATGACTCCTCTACCAGCTGGTCATGGGGAGCCTGGTGTGGCAGTACTCGGCAGCCTCATCTACATACTAGGTGGGCGCTCTCATGACAAGAGCAACCGTATGAAATACGTGCATGTGTATAACACAGAGGCAGACCTCTGGGAGAGTGGGACAGCATTTGAGGACCGTATCTCCGGCCTGGCAGCCTGCGTGGTGCTCCTCTCCCGTGCTGTGATTGATCAAGCCAAGAACTGGGAGCAGCGCACCAAGGCATCCTGGGAGGAGGTGGATTTGGACAACtctgaggactga